GAACGCGAGGTCCATTCGCAGACGTGATCTTTGGTTGCGGATCCGTCGTGATCTGGTGTTGCAAGCCCGTCGAGTAAGCGTCCAAACTGACATCCTGATTTCAAGGTTCCCGCTCTCGGTAAATCAAAGGCGGCCTTGACCACCAGGTGCCTCAGTCCGCAGGCAGTCCGCAGTAGATTTTCGCGACTCCTGCGCGCGCCAACCCACCCAATGCAGCTGAGCTGGGAAAACTTACGCGGGCCAACGTACCCAACGTCATCAAAACCCCAGGTGGCGTGGTTCGGGACGAAGAGGTCGTGGGTTCGAATCCCGCCACCCCGACAGCGTGAAGAAGGCCCTGACCTGGGATGACCGGGTCGGGGCCTTCTTGCTGCGCGGCACAGGTTTGCCTGTGCCGTTTCCGGCGACCCTGCGTACATGGAGCAGAGCAGGATCCACCCGCCGATACCCGAGGAGACGTGAGCCGCTGACGCGCGCGGATACCCCGATGCGCCTAACCTGAACATCGTGTTCGGGGCCGGCAGTCTCGTCTCGGGTTACATCGTCGATGCGCACCTCGGCGGCGGCGCGAGCGCAGACGTTTACCGTGTGCATCGCGCCGGGCAGTCAGCCCCGCTCGCGATGAAGGTGCTGCACACCGACGCGACCACCTATGAGAAGGCGCGCGCACGGTTCGCCCGCGAGTTCGACATCGCGTCGCTGTTGCGGCATCCGCACATCGTCGCCGTGTTCGAGAAGGGCGAGATCCCGGCCGCGCCCCCGGCGCCTCCCACCTTGTGGATGACGACGCAGTACGTGGACGGACCGGATTCTTCCGCCCTCGTTCCCGGGCCGGACGCGCCATGCGACCCCGCCGTGGTACTTCTGGTGGCCGAGCAGATCGCCGACGCGCTCGACTATGCCCATTCGATGGATGTCCTGCACCGAGATGTCAAGCCCGCCAACATCTTGCTCACGACCGACCGCAGCTGCGCCTATCTCACCGATTTCGGCATCGCGCAGTTGATCGACGATGTCAAGGCGCTGGCGAGTAACGGCCGGGTCAGCGGTTCCATCGCCTATGCCTCCCCCGAGCTGCTACAGGCCCAGCAGTTGACACCGGCGACCGACCTTTATGCGTTGGCGTGCACCATGTTCGAGTGGCTCACCGGAATGCCTCCGTTCCCCCGCAGCACCGCATTCGCCATCACGTATGCACACCTTCGCGATCCGGTGCCGGCACTGACAGCACGTGTCTCGTGGTTACCCACGTCGCTCAACGCCGTTTTCGCGAAGGCACTCGCGAAAGACCCTGCCGGACGCTATCGGTCCTGCGTCGAATTCACAGATATCGTCAGCCGGACGCTGCGCGGCGTCGAGGTACCCGAGGTGCGTGCGGCCAGGCGCCGCCGGCTGCGCCCCTGAATGACCTTGCCGAACAAGGTGATCACTTTGT
This genomic stretch from Mycolicibacterium fluoranthenivorans harbors:
- a CDS encoding serine/threonine-protein kinase; amino-acid sequence: MFGAGSLVSGYIVDAHLGGGASADVYRVHRAGQSAPLAMKVLHTDATTYEKARARFAREFDIASLLRHPHIVAVFEKGEIPAAPPAPPTLWMTTQYVDGPDSSALVPGPDAPCDPAVVLLVAEQIADALDYAHSMDVLHRDVKPANILLTTDRSCAYLTDFGIAQLIDDVKALASNGRVSGSIAYASPELLQAQQLTPATDLYALACTMFEWLTGMPPFPRSTAFAITYAHLRDPVPALTARVSWLPTSLNAVFAKALAKDPAGRYRSCVEFTDIVSRTLRGVEVPEVRAARRRRLRP